The following proteins are encoded in a genomic region of Verrucomicrobiaceae bacterium:
- the ilvE gene encoding branched-chain-amino-acid transaminase encodes MSQNLLIWLDGKLVPESEAKISVFDHGLLYGDGVFEGIRIYNGRVFRLTEHLHRLYDCAKAICLTIPMTFEELEKATVETVAANKLRDGYIRLVVTRGVGSLGLNPYQCPKASVFIIASTITLYPKERYENGLHLITCGTRRPNSAALSPQVKSLNYLSNIMAKIECIQAGCEEGIILNDQGYVSECTGDNVFIVKNGKVSTPPVSAGALDGITRRAVIELIVAMGLPFAETNMTRFDMYTADECFLTGTAAEVIAAVQYDRRLIGDGKPGKITNELITRFKALANSTGTPVPYT; translated from the coding sequence ATGTCCCAAAACCTCCTCATCTGGCTCGACGGCAAACTTGTCCCTGAATCCGAGGCGAAGATCTCCGTCTTCGACCACGGCTTGCTCTATGGCGACGGGGTATTCGAGGGCATCCGCATCTACAACGGCCGCGTCTTTCGCCTCACAGAGCATCTTCATCGCCTCTATGACTGCGCCAAAGCCATCTGTCTGACCATCCCGATGACCTTCGAGGAGCTGGAAAAAGCCACTGTCGAAACCGTCGCTGCTAACAAGCTGCGGGATGGCTACATCCGCCTCGTCGTCACACGCGGTGTCGGCTCACTCGGCCTCAATCCATATCAGTGCCCCAAAGCCAGCGTCTTCATCATCGCCAGCACCATCACACTCTACCCGAAGGAACGCTACGAAAACGGCCTCCACCTCATCACCTGTGGCACCCGCCGCCCCAACAGCGCCGCACTCAGTCCGCAAGTGAAGAGCCTGAACTATCTCAGCAACATCATGGCCAAAATCGAGTGCATCCAAGCCGGCTGTGAAGAAGGCATCATTCTCAATGATCAGGGCTACGTCTCCGAGTGCACCGGCGACAACGTCTTCATTGTGAAAAACGGCAAAGTAAGTACTCCACCCGTCTCCGCCGGTGCCCTGGACGGCATCACACGCCGTGCCGTCATCGAATTGATCGTCGCCATGGGACTGCCCTTCGCGGAAACCAACATGACTCGTTTTGACATGTACACAGCCGATGAATGCTTCCTCACCGGCACCGCCGCAGAAGTCATCGCCGCAGTGCAATACGACCGCCGCCTCATCGGCGATGGAAAACCCGGCAAAATCACCAACGAGCTCATCACACGCTTCAAAGCACTCGCCAACAGTACAGGCACCCCAGTACCCTACACTTGA
- a CDS encoding chemotaxis protein CheW produces MSRTCGGAVPFDAVEKEALRRILWRLSEFSGVRVLTYCIMKNHFHVLAEVPDQKAWLQDHFEGADGEQKLMRHLRILYSKSYVEQLQAELAEWRRLRHHHLAENRIAALKKRFCDISVFIKEVKERFSRWYNKRHERKGTLWMDRFKSVLVEGKGDPLLTMAAYIDLNPVRAGIVSDPKDYRWCGYAEALGGNRESQRGICRVTGRDEDGWRRQGAAEGYRQMLFDTAVEQKNAEGEVLRRGVSRERAQEVRLERGKLSAKELIRQRVRYFSDGAALGSREFVEEVFERQRGSFSPRRRSGARRMPRTEESFYTLRTLSADP; encoded by the coding sequence ATGTCACGCACCTGCGGTGGGGCGGTGCCTTTCGATGCGGTGGAGAAGGAGGCTCTCCGGCGCATTCTCTGGCGGTTGTCGGAGTTCTCGGGCGTGCGCGTGCTCACCTACTGCATCATGAAAAATCACTTCCATGTGCTGGCTGAGGTGCCTGATCAAAAGGCGTGGCTCCAAGATCACTTCGAGGGCGCGGATGGTGAGCAAAAGCTCATGCGCCACCTGCGAATTCTTTACAGCAAAAGCTACGTTGAGCAGCTCCAGGCAGAACTGGCTGAGTGGCGACGACTGCGGCATCATCACCTCGCTGAAAACCGCATTGCGGCTCTCAAAAAGCGCTTTTGCGACATCTCCGTGTTCATCAAGGAGGTCAAAGAACGCTTCAGCCGGTGGTATAACAAGCGCCATGAGCGCAAGGGCACGCTGTGGATGGATCGGTTCAAGTCGGTGCTGGTGGAGGGCAAAGGTGATCCGCTGTTAACGATGGCGGCTTACATTGATTTGAATCCTGTGCGGGCGGGCATCGTGAGCGATCCGAAGGACTATCGATGGTGTGGCTACGCGGAGGCGCTTGGTGGGAACAGAGAGAGCCAGCGCGGCATCTGTCGGGTCACAGGGCGTGATGAGGATGGATGGAGACGCCAGGGCGCGGCGGAGGGCTATCGGCAGATGCTTTTTGATACGGCCGTGGAGCAAAAAAATGCGGAGGGCGAGGTGCTGCGCCGGGGGGTGAGCCGGGAAAGGGCTCAAGAGGTGCGACTGGAGCGTGGGAAGCTATCTGCGAAGGAACTAATCCGGCAGCGAGTGCGGTATTTCAGTGATGGGGCAGCACTGGGGAGCCGAGAGTTCGTGGAGGAGGTGTTTGAGCGGCAACGAGGGAGTTTTAGCCCGCGAAGACGCTCTGGGGCACGGAGAATGCCACGAACGGAGGAATCGTTTTACACGCTGCGAACGCTGAGCGCAGACCCATGA